A portion of the Stigmatella aurantiaca DW4/3-1 genome contains these proteins:
- a CDS encoding YacL family protein, whose amino-acid sequence MTRKLRFTWDHQGHATVLAEPPHDVLAGYLLEELQTNVPVCRRMLDTIQALRVGRRSSWDTEGQSWSVSLNRARAAIVSEYAVPGRSLDLTLEEFEEAVGSWLQFIELSRA is encoded by the coding sequence ATGACGCGAAAACTGCGATTCACCTGGGACCATCAGGGGCACGCGACAGTGCTCGCGGAGCCACCCCATGACGTGCTCGCGGGTTACCTGCTGGAGGAACTCCAGACGAACGTCCCGGTCTGTCGACGCATGCTCGACACCATCCAGGCCCTGCGGGTGGGGCGGCGTTCCTCCTGGGACACCGAGGGCCAGTCCTGGAGCGTGAGCCTCAACCGGGCACGCGCCGCCATCGTGAGTGAGTACGCCGTCCCAGGCCGGTCGCTGGATCTGACACTGGAAGAGTTCGAAGAGGCTGTGGGCTCCTGGCTCCAGTTCATCGAGCTCTCGCGCGCTTGA